TCCTCTGTGTGCTCTACATTTGGCCTGAGCCCCAGGCTGGTGGCACCACTGATGAACGACTGACCAGGCCATCCATGGTGTCTGCTCTGCAGGTGGCCTGGATGTGAAGTCTCAGGAAGCCGCTCTTCGGGCAGCACCAGACATCCTCATTGCCACACCTGGCCGGCTCATCGACCACCTCCATAACTGCCCTTCCTTCCACCTGAGCAGCATTGAAGTGCTCATTTTGGATGAGGCTGACAGGTGTGCCTGAGGCGCGGGGCCTGGAGATTCTGCACTGTTTGCCTGTGTGCTCTCTAAGGCGCTTGGTGACTCGTGTGTAACACCATTACTGCTTGCATTGGGTCTCTGTCCAGATTTAGGTCATGTTTTTCTGGCTATGCATGTgtgctctctcccttcccctccccttctctgcctcttctttccctcttcttcctttccctctctccctccttccttactccttcccaccttcctcccccctccccccttttagGAGGTCCAGGAGGGCATTCAGGAATAGtgctgcatgcctgtaaccccacaGCACGTGGAAGGCTGGGGTGCCGAGGCATGAAGCTTGCCAGGAATGAGCTCCAGACCAGCCTGTATACAGAGTGAGACTGTGTAAAACTCAAATAATGAGAACTCTGCCATGTTCTGAGATTTGGAAATAAGAAAAGGACACATCTCATGCTGGATACTCTAGAGAGCAATGTAGGCAAGGCAGTGTAGCTTCCACAGGCTGTCTCCGGAACTGCCTCCCACACTCTGGACTTCCTGCCCCTCCACACTGCCCTCCTTGCTCACACATGTCCCAGTGGACCAAAGGCAGAGGTCCATTGAGAAGGTGGGCCATCCCCTTGTCAGAGCATGGAAGAACCGAGCGTACCGTACTTGTGCCTTCCCCTCAGCTCAGCACCATCTCCTTGAACTTTCATACTTCTGCAACCCCTTACCCAGCAGCCTCCTCCCTAGGATGGTTTAGCATCCCTGTCAGCAGGACACAACTAGACAAACGCAAAGAGAGCAAGGCTGAAGGGCTGTTCCAGACAGAGGCTGAAGAAGCCTGACCACCCCCTGCAACACAGTAGCGTCGGGGGAAGAGTGGAGGAGATTTGGTCTTGTCCAAACACTCAGTTTCTGGCAGGTGGTTTGACATTGGGTTATGTAGGAGCAGGTTATTGTCTATTAGAATATGTGCTGCTGGGACATTTGGGGACAAGTTGTGATCATAGTGCTTCACAGAGTAGAAGGTCCTGGTGGCTCAGACATAACGTAGTAAGGGTGAGACAGCAGCAGTCCCAGAGTAAGCCTGAGTCTCAGTACAGCCATGGCCAGTGTGGTCCCCTCTCTCACCCTCGCTCTTGACAGAATCGCTTTCTCACTGTCTGCCCTTCCTCTAGGATGCTGGATGAGTATTTCGAGGAGCAGATGAAGGAGATTATCCGAATGTGTTCCCACCACCGCCAGACCATGCTCTTCTCGGCCACCATGACAGATGAGGTGGGTATGCCTAGTTTCGTGCAGAAGCTCCCAGCTGGGCAAGCCCTCTTTTCTTATTCTCCACTTCACAGAGCTGAACAGCCCTGACCTTGTACTTGGTAGGTGAAAGATCTGGCTTCGGTCTCCTTAAAGAATCCTGTGCGGATATTTGTGAACAGCAATACAGATGTAGCTCCCTTCCTGCGGCAAGAGTTCATACGTATCCGGCCTAACAGGGAAGGAGACCGGGAAGCCATTGTGGCAGGTGAAGGCTCAGGGCTGGACTGGGCAGGGTGGGTGTCTGCACTCAGGCTGCCTCCATCCCCCTGCCCCCCTGCTCACATGGTGCCACTGCCTGTTACCTAGCCCACGCCCCCTCTTCCAGGAGTCCGGCTATCCCACTGCCTCCCATTTCCCTCAGCCCATGCTGCTAACTACGCTTGGGAGTTGGCTTCTCTGGCTTTGCCTTGGCGTGTGACCCCACACGCCACTGCTGGCTCACTCTTCTCCCTGCAGCTTTACTGATGAGAACCTTTACTGACCACGTGATGCTGTTCACCCAGACCAAGAAGCAGGCCCATCGCATGCACATCCTCTTGGGGCTGCTGGGGCTGCAGGTGGGCGAGCTCCACGGCAACTTGTCACAGACCCAGCGGCTGGAGGCCCTCCGGTAATGCTCGGTGTTGCCCTGCTTCCCCGTCAGCCCAGGGGACTTGTGGAGAGAAAATAGGACCTTGGGGTTGTGTTAGAGCAGAGACGGGACACAAGTGAAGCAGTGCCCCACTCTAAGCAGTTGTCTGCCACTGtctgccaccacacacacacctgtcgtCTCAGCAGGTGGGAGACGAGGTGGGAATCAATGGCACCTCAGAAAACAGTTTTAATCTGAACACTGTAAGGTGCATGTAGTTAGAACTCCCTGACCTCTGAGCAGGTTGCTATCATTGTGCTCCTGGGTGTGGCTTTCCCAGAGCAGGTCACATGTCAGATGATTAAGGCTCGTCCCAGTCATTTCATGAGCATCTGCTCTGCATGTGCTGCATGATTCCTGTATGGTTTGTCATTCAGTTCTCAAGAGCAGAGGAGAACACCCCCTTACCCCTTACCCCTGCCCTGCTCATCACTGCCTGAGAGCTGTGTGTAAAGCAAGGACCTGAGTCCACCCCTGAGGCTCTgacctctctgctctgctgtAGTCGGGACAGATGGGTCCCAAATGCGAATGTGATGGGAAATGCTGCCTGAAATGGCATATACTCGACTTGATGTGCTCAGTCAGTGccgcttgtttttattttgtatgcttGGGTGTGTGATGTGATccagtgtggaagtcagaggacgcCTTGTAGAAATTGGTTCTCTTCTGgcatatgggtcccagggattgagaTCCTTCCATCATGAGGGCCCGGGTTCATGTTGGGCTGAGGTAGCTTAGTAAACATATCTCTGGCTCTTTCTAGGCGCTTTAAGGATGAACAGATTGACATCCTGGTAGCCACAGATGTGGCAGCCCGTGGCCTTGACATTGAAGGAGTGAAAACAGTGAGTTTTGTGTTGGTGGCTGTTGGTGGAGTCTCTGTGCCTCCTGTGCCTGCCTGCTGCACCTCACTAGTCCTCACTCTGATCTTCAGGTGATCAACTTCACCATGCCCAACACTGTCAAACACTATGTGCACCGGGTGGGGCGAACTGCCCGTGCTGGCAGGGCTGGGCGCTCTGTCTCTCTGGTGGGAGAAGAAGAGCGGAAGATGCTGAAGGAGATCGTGAAGGCTGCCAAGGCCCCAGTGAAGGCTCGGATCCTTCCCCAGGGTGAGCAGCACAGGGTGCTGGGTGTGGGCAGCTTGAGCTCTGAGTCCCCTGACaggcctccctccttccctgggtGACCGGCTGTGTACCACCAAGAATGGTGAGGGTAGCTCAGCAGAACGAATTGGGAGTCTGTTCTCATCGCTCCTCCttcctgttgttcttgttcttgttcttggcTTTCACCCATCTTAGTCTGTCCCTGTGGTGtccacctttcttccttcttttttttttttttaatcttttaatccaGGACTAGAGATGAAAGCTCATGCCTTGGCATGCTGGGAGTTACTCCTCTGCTGAGCTTTATTCCCAGACCTTGGTTTATTTTGAGATCTGATCTCATTTgtccagggtagcctcaaactggTTCTGTGACTCAAGATGGACTCATTTATTTGCTagctacctttttctttctttcttttttcctgagacagggtcttgctatgctaTGTAAACCAGATTGGCCTGAGTCTCGGCGGTCCTCCTTCCCTGCATGCTGGcactgggattcaaggtgtgcccagcatgcctggctttggCTTACATGTTTTAATACTGCCAAGTTGAGTCTACTTGTGGGAGTTAGTGATAATAAAAATGAACTCCGTAATCAAAGAGCTCATCCTTCAGTGTCTCTTCTATTTGTAgatgtttctagtttctttttgttttgagattctatttaattttactttatgtacacGGATGTTCTGACTGCATGAATGTCCATGCACTATATGTGTGTgatgctcttggaggccagaagaggacataagaTCATCTAGAACtgggtgggtgctggaaacaacccaggtcctataagaacagccagtgttcttccaACTCATATTTTCCCCATTTTCATTTCTGGAGTCATTCAGGGAGTAGGTCCTTCTGTGCCCAGTTTCAGTGCCGCTGTCCCAGTAGCCAGGGGTTGAGCAGAAACAGAATAGCTGGTGTTCTGCTGTGAGAGTCAGTGAGTTAATAGTGTGACCCAGTAACAGGGGGAGGAGCCTGTTAGAAAAGCTGGCgattctgtctttacctcccgTCTGGCTGTAGGAGCAGCTGGACCACAGATCTGTGCTCTTGTGGCTGGCTTTGTGTGGTTCTGGAGATCTGAGCTGGTCTTCATTCTTGTGTGGCATCTCCTTGTTTGATTGCTTTTGAGAAGACTTCTGACTCTCTGTGCTCAGGCTGGACCGAGcatgtctcagcctcctgagtagccaGGATTATAGGCTGGCATCACAGGGCCTCATTTCTTAGTGGGAGGTGTCCAGGAAAGAGCATACAATTCTGTGTTATTTTCAGTAACTGCTTAGTGGTCATCCTCCGttttactctttatttctttcctgtaaGATGTTATCCTCAAGTTCCGGGACAAGATTGAGAAACTGGAGAAAGATGTGTATGCAGTGCTGCAGCTGGAGGCGGAGGAGAAGGAGCTGCAGCAGTCGGAAGCCCAGGTGAGGCTGTGCGGCCATCTCCCTGCTCAGCTGCTCACTGAGAGCTGCAGTGCTCACCTGGCAGGGACTGCTGCAGTTCCACCATGGGTGTCCTTGTACCATCCTCACAGATCGACACAGCACAGCGACTCTTATCCAAAGGGAAAGAGACAGCGGACCAGGAGCCTGAGAGGAGCTGGTTCCAGaccaaagaggagaggaagaaggagaagagtaAGCCCTGAGGAGTTACTGAGGAGCTGGCTGAGCATCGTGAGGAAGCTGCTTGCCAAGCAAACCTAAGGGCCTGACTTGGGATTTCCAGAACCTGCCTCCTAGCTTGGCAGCATGCTTCTTTATCATATGAGTAGTTTATAACATAACTTTTCCATGTTGAGGGATATTGAAAGTTTACCTAATTTCTACCATTAGGCAGATGGGGTGGGCCTGGGCCCCTTAGTTAAACAAGCATGTGGGCTATGTAGGGTGTTCTGAAGGTGAGGAGGGATGCAAGTTGCTGACTGTAGTGGCAGTTTCAAAATGATCTCCATGTAGGATGGGCTAGCAATATCAGAATCCTGCCTCTACTTGATGGGGCAGGCAAGAGGGTGAGTGTGCTAGGAATCCACAGTAGCAGGGCTGTGACTTTGGTGGGAGCTGTTGAGTACTAGGTCCTTTGTAGTAGGAGTGGAGACAGAACCTTCAGTGGACTGGCGCAGCTGGGGCTGGGTGAGCTGGAGGGGACAGAtagcctcagcctcagctgtcCTTCTTCAGGGGTCTCATGTTATCCAGCCTGCCcactcgctcgctctctctctctccctccctctctctccctccccccttctcctttccttccttccttccttccttccttccttccttccttccttccttccttcctttctttctttctttctttctttctttctttcttttgcttttcaagacagagtttctctatgtagccaaggctgtcctggaactcactctgtagaccaggctggcctcgaactctgaaatccgcctgcctctccctcccaagtgctggggttaaaggcgtgtgccaccaccaccgcccggctgttttatttttttaagatttatttattttatgtttgtgagtacactgtcactgtcttcggacacaccagatgagggcatcagatccaattacagatggttgtaagccaccatgtggttgctgggaattgactcaggacctttgaaagagcagtcagtgctctttttttgtttgtttttgtttttttgtttttttggttttttttttttgttttttattttttcgagacagggtttctctggctgtcctggaattcactctgtagaccaggctggtctcgaacccagaaatccacctgcctctgcctctaacagtcagtgctcttaactgctgatctctccagcccttgttttattttttgagacagggtctcattggtCTAGAACTTAGCAAATgggctagtctggctggccagtgaaccctaGGGATCAGCCTTTCTGTGCTACCCCAGTGTTGGGGACATAAACTGATTACCACCAcaccctctttcttttcttctttgcttttttccttccttccttccttccttccttcaggtttatttattgtatatgagtacacagtagctatcttcagacacaccagaagagggcatcagatctcattacagatggttgtgagccaccatatggttgctgggaattgaactcaggatctttggaagagcagtcagtgctcttaactgctgagccatctctccagaccctctttcttttctttcttttcttctcttcttcctcttctctccctctcccccctctcaaTGGGTTCTAGGTACCTGTGTTGACCTTTAATCTCCGTCCATACTCTGGTAGCagaggtggatggatctctgtgcgTTCCAGGTAAGCTAGGGGTACATAGACCCTGTGTCaagaagccatttttaaaaaaagttggtTCTAGGTATCAAATTCAAGTCCTCGGCCTgtttaaaactttatatatttattctgtcAGTTTCTGTGTGTTACGTggatctcctccctccctctctctctttctctcactcccccctctctctctccctctctctctccctttctctctctcacacacacacatatacacNNNNNNNNNNNNNNNNNNNNNNNNNNNNNNNNNNNNNNNNNNNNNNNNNNNNNNNNNNNNNNNNNNNNNNNNNNNNNNNNNNNNNNNNNNNNNNNNNNNNNNNNNacacacacacacacacacacacacacacacacacacaccctgctgtcCCTTGGTGCTTAGCATCTCTCCAGCAGGCTCCCTCCTGAGTTGAAGTCTGATTTTCAAGGCTGCTGCATTTAATTAAGTCACAACATGGGCATGGTTGGGGTTATTCTCTTGATCAGGGCCACCTTGCCAGTGGCTGCACCACTGAGGAGCGCAACTCCCCTTCCCCCAGCAACCATGAAGGGAGCAGCCCTCCCCAGGCCATCCTTCTCCCCTGAAGGGCCCTTTACTTAGTGAGCTGTCACCCCTAGTTCCTTCTCATTTTAACTTTAGTGATGTAATCAGACAGCCCCTAAACTCCACTATGTTCTCTCTCGCTCTAGTTGCCAAGGCTCTGCAGGAGTTTGACTTGGCcttaagaggaaagaagaaaaggaagaagtttaTGAAGGACGCCAAGAAAAAGGGGGAGATGACGGTGAGTGGCCTCCCTGTGGAGCAGGGTCCCACGGAGCACTGCCTTGTTCTTTGCtcatccttccccctccccctaggCAGAGGAGAGGTCCCAGTTTGAAATCCTCAAGGCACAGATGTTTGCAGAGCGGCTGGCCAAGAGGAACCGCAGAACCAAGCGAGCACGGGCAATGCCTGAGGAAGAGCCTATAGCAGGCACTGGTAAGCGATGGGGAGTCCATTCTGAGGCCTGCACTATGGCAAGAGTTGGCGGGCATGGCAGTGACCTAGCTTTGGAGGAACTGGGATGTATCTATATACTTGGCCCTTCACTGATTCTGGAATTCTCTCCCTCCATGTCAGGGGACTCAGTAGCCTCTGAcccatttttctctgtgtgcagccaagaagcagaagcagcagaagaagtCTGTGTTTGATGAAGAACTCACCAACACAAGCAAGAAAGCCCTGAAACAGTATCGGGCTGGGTAGGTTTTAAGTGCTGCTCAGCCCTTGGAGTGCCTCACACTGAAGCATCTGCACCCATGCTCGCTCCCGACTCTTCTCTAGAGCGTCATAATGCTGTGACCCAGGTCCTGATGAGTAGGGGCAGGAGAGTTCTTAGTGTGGCCCTTTCATAAGCTTTCTGTGTCTAGGCATCTTAATCTGGTTAGTTTCGAAAGGCCTGTACCCACTGATGTGTGGATCTGGCTTCCAGAGATGCATATTGTTCTGTACAAGCCCACAGGATACCGAATCCCAGGCACCTGGGCTGGCTTGTGAAGCAGAGATGGGGTGACATCCCTCATATGTCCCAAAGCCTGCCCATctcacacttctttctcttttagccCTTCCTTTGAAGAGAGGAAACAATCAGGTCTGCCCCGCCACAGGAGAGGGAACTTCAAATCTAAATCCAGGTGATGTTGcgctgtggagggcagaggtggTACCCACGGGGCTGGAGAGGCCAGCTGTGTGGGAGGTTGTACTGctcctctcttctgcttttaattttgatttctttaatagGTACAAGAGAAAGTAGCCGTCTCTGGTGTGAAGAAGTTGGTGGGACAATTTTATATCCCTTCCCTGTGGGAAGTCATCTTGTCTTGGCCTgttttttccatttataaaaccccaaacctggggctggagagatggctcagtggttaagagcactgcttttCCAGAAAGAGGTCctgagtcaattcccagcaaccacatggtggctcacaaccatctgtaatgggatccgatgacctcttctggtgtgtctgaagacagcttcagggtattcatatacataaaataattaaaatctttaaCAACAACAGACCCTCTTGAATAAGCCTGTTGTCTGTGGATCTGTTGTTTCTCTTTGGGTTAGTATCTAGGAGCTGGTTCTTAAGTGTTATTCATTCATgcatgcctttttaaaattttgactgtctcactgtgtagcacaggctagcttgGAACCTGCTGTTTAAGCCTCAGGTTTGTGACACTCTAGAGATGTTGGCATTACAGGTATGTACTTCTGTTCCAGGGTTCCCTTCGAGCTTCCCTACACATATCAAATGCAAGAAGTCTATTTTCTTGAGTTTAGACTGCCTCACCTCAGTTTGGAAACGGCCAGTTCTCCAGCTGCATATACCCTGCTCATACTCAGGGCTCTGCTTAGTAAGGCAAGGCTCACCTGGTGCTGGGGCGTGGGTCAGACCAGGCTCTGCCTTTGGCGTAAAGATCTTCATGTTAAAAGGCAGGGGGCCAGTGAGAAGTCTTAGTCAACAAAGGCAAGACTGGCCTGAGCTCCATCCTGGGTACCCggacagtggaaggagaaaaccaactctttgCAGTTGTCCCGACACGAATGTACATACCATGCTCAAGCACAATAAATCAGTGTTCTAAACAGTAAGGTGCAGAACTCTAATAGGAATATGCACGGGGTATATAGTCTCAGGGGACTCATGGGACATTTGCTATAGGTTAAAGAATGTGTGTCAACCATGGGTAAAATTTGGCTCATCAGCTAAATGACCTCCACTACCAAAAATGCCATACTTCACCATAGGCAGTGCCCTACTCACACTGCTACTGAAGGTCAGGAAGAGACTAACGCTGATCTAGGGTGGTGTGGACATAACTGAAACCTCAGGTCACCAGTTACCAATACAGTAAAAAAGCAAGCACAGATACAGACCACAGGCTTTTTTTcatcattgtttttattaattggCTTTATAGGTTAAAGTGCATAGTaaagacaaaaaaaggaaatgcatACATAAGAAAGGGACTTTATCCTAGACAACATTAGAAAGGACCTGAGATGCCTAAATGTGTTCTAAGGAacatggaaagagatgcagatgCAGGCAGTGGGCTGGAGTCGGGGCCTGCAGAAGCTGCTGGCGTGCTGACCCTGCCCAGGCAGGCAAAGGCTGCGAGGGAGGGTGCCTGGGCAAAGACTCACAGGGGTGCTGCTGACAGCACCACCACAGAACCTCCCCTACAGAGAGACTCACACCCACCCCTGCTATCTGAGTGCAAGTTTCAGAAGGGTGCAGGGTCACTCAGCTTGGGTCTGCTGTGAAAGCCCCACCCTACGGGGGACAGTGTCTATATAACTGGGCCAAGGAGAGTCCAAGTGCCTGTCACAGGCCTCCATCTCCAGGGAGTAGGGTGCCTGGGTTCTTGTGCTCCTTGAAGGTAAAGTGGTTCCTAAAGCTCTCTCTGGGCTGCTGCTCTTATTATAATGGAAGTTAGTATGCAAGTTAGGGCCCGGACATGAGAAGCAGTGTGCCCTGGGCAGGTGCAGAAGTGCTGACCATGCCAGGACCCGATTACCCTATTATCCCCGAGTGGAGGCTGGATGCTCCCAGGAGTCAGTCCTACTTGCTACAGTAGAGGAGCTGAGAATTGTGGGCTCTGCTCAGTGCTGGGGGTAAAGTGCTTACTCTAGCGCAGGGTATACCTAGAATCACACGGGCAAGCCCTAAAAGTGGATCCTTAAACAAGTAGAAAGACTAAAGGACACTAATAAACTGGTTCCTCCACAGAGGAGCCAACCCTGGCTCTGAGGTGGCAGGGCAAAAGGCCTTGGGGTGCCATCTTCTACATCATCCTGTGGATCTCCTCAAAGTTCATGAAGTTATTTGCTGTGTCCGACCAGGCAGGGTGCTGGGCTCCATCCATCTCAGGGGCAAGGTGGTTGCTCCTCTCTAGAGTGTGGTTTTCACCCCCGATCACCTCCTGACACTCAGGACAGGTGCTCCTCTGCATGGCTCCCCCACACTCAGTAATTACATAGATATGGCCATTGGGACACTTGAACCAATGGCCACGAGGAACACCCAAAGCAGTGACAATCTGCACTCGTTCCTCCTCTGAGATGCCCAGGCCAGAGCAGGGAAGGGTGGTTTTCAGAGCATCCATCTTTTTCTGCACGAGCTGCTCATCTTCCTGGGTGAACTTACTTGTTTTTTCAAGAATGTTCCTGATGCTGGAGACCTCTTCTGCTACGGTGCCTTTCACCTTCTCTGCTATCTTGCAGCGTATCAGGAGGTTCACCAAATAGGTGAGTCTCTGGATTTCACTCTGGAGGTCACTCAGTTCCTGGCTGCTGAAGCTCAGGCGCTTCTTGGCCAGCCATGCATAGACCTGTTCGAGTCGAATCCCCACTCTTTGCTGCTCTCCATAATGCACCTTTTCCAGGGACCCCTCCAGGTTGGCCAAGTGGTCATAGAAACTGACTGAATTCTCCACAAGGCCCAGGTCCTTCACCGACAGGTTTTCCTGGGCCAGCTTCTCTTGAAGTATTAGGAATTCTTCAGGACGCAGCTGGTGGAAGAGGGTCTTGCTCTTCAGCAGGGCCTTAAGTCGTTCCTGGCTGGCTGCAATCTCCTCTGCAGAGCCCTGGATCTTTTCCTTGACAATTTCTATCTCTTCCAGCCGCTGCTTGATGCTGGTTCCATACCTCAGGTTTTTGCGGATGGGTACCTGACAGATGGGGCAGACTTTCAACGTGATGGCAACTTCATCACCCTTCTGCTCATTCATGTAGCGGTCCAAGGCTTGCACCTCAAAGATGTGGCTGCAGTCTTCCAGCTGCACAAAGCGGGCATCAGGCTCGTCCTCAAAGCCAAAAAAGATTTGGGTAACCTCATCCGGCTGGCAGACACGGCACTTCTTGGGACATGGCTCCCCACACAGACCAATGCAAGGGTGGCCGCAAGCCAGCAGCTTGGTACAAGGCACATAGCATGGGGGTCGGTTGCAGGGCTCTGAGCAGAGTTTAGTGCACTGGTAGTGCTGGCAGCGCCAGACGCAGGGCTCCACACAGGGGCTGCACAGCTCCCCACACTTCTTCTTGCACTGGCTGTGGACACAACGGTTCTGACATGTTCGCTGGCAAGGTGGGCACTCACCAGTGCAGGGCTCCTGGCACTTGTGTGAGCAGATAAGCAGGCGCTTACATGGCTTTTGACAGCGCTCATGGAAGCGCCCTTCAAAACAGCTGTGACAGGATCCTGGGCAGGGATGGCCGCAGTCTAGGATAGTGCCACACTCGGTAGTACACTTGACTAACAGACCATATTTTATATCTTCCACATTGCCACACTTAACCAGTTGACTGTGCCCGCACTTAAGTTCCACGGTGACCTTTTCTGAACACAGCCGCACACAGTCCTCACCACAGAGGTGGCTGCATCGGTGACCACATCTTAGTATCTTGGAGCAAGGCTCCTGGCAACAAAAATCTGCCTCTGGC
The nucleotide sequence above comes from Mastomys coucha isolate ucsf_1 unplaced genomic scaffold, UCSF_Mcou_1 pScaffold15, whole genome shotgun sequence. Encoded proteins:
- the Ddx27 gene encoding probable ATP-dependent RNA helicase DDX27; the encoded protein is MLAELGFIGTIGENDEVPLEPESDSGDEEEEGPIVLGRKQKALQKSRSADFNPDFVFTEKEGMYDGSWALADVMSQLKKKRAATTLDEKIEKVRKRRKAEDKEAKSGKVEEKEGQAGSALKGQENLGENEAGSEDDGSETDYSSEDEQILTKADTLKVKEKKKKKGQAAGGFFEDASEYDKSLSFQDMNLSRPLLKAITAMGFKQPTPIQKACIPVGLLGKDICACAATGTGKTAAFALPVLERLIYKPRQAAVTRVLVLVPTRELGIQVHSVTKQLAQFCSITTCLAVGGLDVKSQEAALRAAPDILIATPGRLIDHLHNCPSFHLSSIEVLILDEADRMLDEYFEEQMKEIIRMCSHHRQTMLFSATMTDEVKDLASVSLKNPVRIFVNSNTDVAPFLRQEFIRIRPNREGDREAIVAALLMRTFTDHVMLFTQTKKQAHRMHILLGLLGLQVGELHGNLSQTQRLEALRRFKDEQIDILVATDVAARGLDIEGVKTVINFTMPNTVKHYVHRVGRTARAGRAGRSVSLVGEEERKMLKEIVKAAKAPVKARILPQDVILKFRDKIEKLEKDVYAVLQLEAEEKELQQSEAQIDTAQRLLSKGKETADQEPERSWFQTKEERKKEKIAKALQEFDLALRGKKKRKKFMKDAKKKGEMTAEERSQFEILKAQMFAERLAKRNRRTKRARAMPEEEPIAGTAKKQKQQKKSVFDEELTNTSKKALKQYRAGPSFEERKQSGLPRHRRGNFKSKSRYKRK